Proteins from a genomic interval of Zingiber officinale cultivar Zhangliang chromosome 1B, Zo_v1.1, whole genome shotgun sequence:
- the LOC121983398 gene encoding cold-responsive protein kinase 1-like isoform X2, producing MSVSNRNADRRRYPPVDPPSSSTIVRHKKFFSRLMKSIFRGRNKEAKEEEDLEKIAAKEEKAFRYEKLVAATHNFSPKQKLGEGGFGPVFKGRLEDGREVAVKQLGKGSRQGAREFQNEALLLSRVQHKNVVNLYGYCVHGDDMLLVYEYVPNESLDRLLFSRGQEEDQWRRKSTELDWNRRFQVMVGVARGILYLHDSAHISIIHRDIKASNILLDDGWTPKIADFGMARLFPEEETYVKTRVAGTNGYMAPEYVMRGQLSTKADVFSFGVLVLELISGRKSNSFIFPDPDAGSLLEWAWKLYNQGRSVELMDPVLKPTADEEQVALCVEVGLLCTQSDPKLRPDMKRVVIVLSKKRTALEEPMMPGVPGSLHARRYHVTPGGSRISAGKSSFVSASTCSTASSSTATSASASTTPSTSASTAPSTSTAASTSRTRHASQQEQRPLRRH from the exons ATGTCGGTCTCAAATCGAAACGCCGACCGCCGGCGATATCCCCCCGTCGATCCGCCGTCGTCGTCCACGATCGTGAGACACAAGAAATTCTTTAGTAGACTCATGAAGTCCATTTTCAGAGGTCGAAACAAAG AGGCGAAGGAAGAGGAGGATTTGGAGAAGATCGCGGCGAAGGAGGAGAAGGCGTTCCGGTACGAAAAACTGGTCGCGGCCACCCACAACTTCAGCCCCAAGCAAAAGCTCGGTGAAGgggggttcggacccgtcttcaag GGGCGGCTGGAGGACGGGCGGGAGGTGGCGGTGAAGCAGCTGGGAAAGGGATCGCGGCAGGGGGCGAGGGAATTCCAGAACGAGGCGTTGCTGTTGTCGCGGGTGCAGCACAAGAACGTGGTGAACCTCTACGGCTACTGCGTCCACGGCGACGACATGCTCCTCGTCTACGAGTACGTCCCCAACGAGAGCCTCGACAGGCTCCTCTTCTCCC GCGGACAGGAGGAAGATCAGTGGCGGAGGAAGTCGACGGAGCTGGACTGGAACCGGCGATTCCAGGTGATGGTGGGGGTAGCACGGGGGATCCTGTACCTGCACGACTCGGCGCACATCTCCATCATCCACCGCGACATCAAGGCCAGCAACATCCTGCTCGATGACGGATGGACGCCCAAGATCGCCGACTTCGGAATGGCGCGTCTGTTCCCGGAGGAAGAAACCTACGTCAAGACCCGCGTCGCCGGCACCAACGGCTACATGGCCCCCGAGTATGTCATGCGCGGCCAACTCTCCACCAAGGCCGACGTCTTCAGCTTCGGCGTTCTCGTCCTCGAGCTGATCTCCGGCCGCAAGAGCAACTCCTTCATTTTCCCCGACCCCGACGCCGGCTCCCTCCTCGAATGG GCCTGGAAGCTTTACAATCAGGGGCGGAGCGTGGAGCTGATGGATCCTGTTCTGAAGCCCACCGCCGACGAGGAGCAGGTGGCGTTGTGCGTGGAGGTGGGCCTCCTGTGTACCCAATCCGACCCCAAGCTGCGCCCTGACATGAAGCGCGTTGTCATCGTCCTGTCGAAGAAGCGGACGGCGTTGGAGGAGCCGATGATGCCCGGGGTTCCGGGGTCCTTGCATGCAAGAAGGTACCACGTAACCCCGGGCGGCTCCCGCATCTCCGCTGGCAAATCTTCCTTCGTCTCCGCCTCCACCTGTTCCACCGCGTCGTCCTCCACTGCCACCTCAGCTTCGGCCTCCACCACCCCCTCGACTTCGGCCTCCACCGCCCCCTCGACTTCCACGGCCGCTTCGACCAGCCGGACGCGCCATGCATCGCAGCAGGAGCAGCGCCCGTTGCGACGGCACTAG
- the LOC121983398 gene encoding cold-responsive protein kinase 1-like isoform X1: protein MSVSNRNADRRRYPPVDPPSSSTIVRHKKFFSRLMKSIFRGRNKEAKEEEDLEKIAAKEEKAFRYEKLVAATHNFSPKQKLGEGGFGPVFKTQGRLEDGREVAVKQLGKGSRQGAREFQNEALLLSRVQHKNVVNLYGYCVHGDDMLLVYEYVPNESLDRLLFSRGQEEDQWRRKSTELDWNRRFQVMVGVARGILYLHDSAHISIIHRDIKASNILLDDGWTPKIADFGMARLFPEEETYVKTRVAGTNGYMAPEYVMRGQLSTKADVFSFGVLVLELISGRKSNSFIFPDPDAGSLLEWAWKLYNQGRSVELMDPVLKPTADEEQVALCVEVGLLCTQSDPKLRPDMKRVVIVLSKKRTALEEPMMPGVPGSLHARRYHVTPGGSRISAGKSSFVSASTCSTASSSTATSASASTTPSTSASTAPSTSTAASTSRTRHASQQEQRPLRRH, encoded by the exons ATGTCGGTCTCAAATCGAAACGCCGACCGCCGGCGATATCCCCCCGTCGATCCGCCGTCGTCGTCCACGATCGTGAGACACAAGAAATTCTTTAGTAGACTCATGAAGTCCATTTTCAGAGGTCGAAACAAAG AGGCGAAGGAAGAGGAGGATTTGGAGAAGATCGCGGCGAAGGAGGAGAAGGCGTTCCGGTACGAAAAACTGGTCGCGGCCACCCACAACTTCAGCCCCAAGCAAAAGCTCGGTGAAGgggggttcggacccgtcttcaag ACGCAGGGGCGGCTGGAGGACGGGCGGGAGGTGGCGGTGAAGCAGCTGGGAAAGGGATCGCGGCAGGGGGCGAGGGAATTCCAGAACGAGGCGTTGCTGTTGTCGCGGGTGCAGCACAAGAACGTGGTGAACCTCTACGGCTACTGCGTCCACGGCGACGACATGCTCCTCGTCTACGAGTACGTCCCCAACGAGAGCCTCGACAGGCTCCTCTTCTCCC GCGGACAGGAGGAAGATCAGTGGCGGAGGAAGTCGACGGAGCTGGACTGGAACCGGCGATTCCAGGTGATGGTGGGGGTAGCACGGGGGATCCTGTACCTGCACGACTCGGCGCACATCTCCATCATCCACCGCGACATCAAGGCCAGCAACATCCTGCTCGATGACGGATGGACGCCCAAGATCGCCGACTTCGGAATGGCGCGTCTGTTCCCGGAGGAAGAAACCTACGTCAAGACCCGCGTCGCCGGCACCAACGGCTACATGGCCCCCGAGTATGTCATGCGCGGCCAACTCTCCACCAAGGCCGACGTCTTCAGCTTCGGCGTTCTCGTCCTCGAGCTGATCTCCGGCCGCAAGAGCAACTCCTTCATTTTCCCCGACCCCGACGCCGGCTCCCTCCTCGAATGG GCCTGGAAGCTTTACAATCAGGGGCGGAGCGTGGAGCTGATGGATCCTGTTCTGAAGCCCACCGCCGACGAGGAGCAGGTGGCGTTGTGCGTGGAGGTGGGCCTCCTGTGTACCCAATCCGACCCCAAGCTGCGCCCTGACATGAAGCGCGTTGTCATCGTCCTGTCGAAGAAGCGGACGGCGTTGGAGGAGCCGATGATGCCCGGGGTTCCGGGGTCCTTGCATGCAAGAAGGTACCACGTAACCCCGGGCGGCTCCCGCATCTCCGCTGGCAAATCTTCCTTCGTCTCCGCCTCCACCTGTTCCACCGCGTCGTCCTCCACTGCCACCTCAGCTTCGGCCTCCACCACCCCCTCGACTTCGGCCTCCACCGCCCCCTCGACTTCCACGGCCGCTTCGACCAGCCGGACGCGCCATGCATCGCAGCAGGAGCAGCGCCCGTTGCGACGGCACTAG